In a single window of the Sediminicoccus sp. KRV36 genome:
- a CDS encoding phasin family protein, with product MKKAMTQAAQTGAAQAKKLVEDGTAQARVAVEKTMETANKTAGDMMKAAEEAAEFSRGNMEALTKASQLYVTGVQDLSRQTMAMFQALSEHAIEGVKALSTMKSMKDATDFQASFTKTAFERAMNDTTKISEAAMKLAETSIEPISARMTLAMEKMAKPLAA from the coding sequence ATGAAGAAGGCGATGACCCAGGCCGCGCAGACCGGCGCCGCCCAGGCGAAGAAGCTGGTTGAGGACGGCACGGCCCAGGCCCGCGTTGCCGTCGAGAAGACGATGGAGACCGCCAACAAGACCGCTGGCGACATGATGAAGGCCGCCGAAGAGGCCGCCGAATTCAGCCGTGGCAACATGGAGGCCCTCACCAAGGCGTCGCAGCTCTATGTGACGGGCGTGCAGGACCTGTCCCGCCAGACCATGGCGATGTTCCAGGCTCTCTCCGAGCACGCGATCGAGGGCGTGAAGGCGCTGTCCACCATGAAGAGCATGAAGGACGCGACCGACTTCCAGGCCTCGTTCACCAAGACCGCGTTCGAGCGCGCCATGAACGACACGACCAAGATCTCCGAAGCGGCAATGAAGCTGGCCGAGACCTCGATCGAGCCGATCTCGGCCCGCATGACGCTCGCCATGGAGAAGATGGCCAAGCCGCTGGCGGCGTAA
- the clpS gene encoding ATP-dependent Clp protease adapter ClpS encodes MSDPDKRDGDGGPATGVVVKPRPKTKKPAMYKVLMLNDDYTPMEFVVHVLERFFQKNRDEATRIMMHVHRRGVGVCGVYTYEVAETKVTQVMDLARQNQHPLQCTIEKE; translated from the coding sequence ATGTCCGATCCGGACAAACGCGACGGCGATGGCGGCCCCGCCACCGGCGTTGTCGTCAAGCCGCGCCCCAAGACCAAGAAGCCGGCGATGTACAAGGTCCTCATGCTGAATGACGACTACACGCCAATGGAATTCGTCGTTCACGTCCTGGAACGTTTTTTTCAGAAGAATCGTGACGAAGCCACGCGTATCATGATGCATGTCCACCGCCGCGGAGTCGGCGTCTGCGGTGTCTACACTTACGAAGTTGCCGAGACGAAGGTGACGCAGGTGATGGATCTGGCCCGCCAGAATCAGCATCCGCTGCAATGCACGATAGAAAAAGAGTGA
- the clpA gene encoding ATP-dependent Clp protease ATP-binding subunit ClpA: MLSRNLEQTLHRALGLANDRRHEYATLEHLLLALGEDADATTVLRACGVDVDRLKRELTEFLDKDLAGLVSDRTGDPKPTAGFQRVVQRAAIHVQSSGRDEVTGANVLVALFSERESHAVYFLQLQDMTRLDAVNFISHGIAKAPGRSQPRPVQGQAPTPEENAGKEEREEKPRGGNRNQDALSTYCVNLNKRAQAGKIDPLIGRDHEIERTIQILCRRTKNNPLYVGDPGVGKTAIAEGLAKRIVEGDVPEVLAKSTIYSLDMGSLLAGTRYRGDFEERLKAVVNELEAQPGSILFIDEIHTVIGAGATSGGAMDASNLLKPALAQGTLRCVGSTTYKEYRNHFEKDRALVRRFQKIDVNEPSIEDTVKILQGLKTNYEKHHKVKYTPEAIRAAVELSAKYIHDRKLPDKAIDVIDEVGASRMLVPENKRKKTVTLKDVEEVVAKIARIPPKSVSADDKEVLRTLERDLKAMVFGQDAAITALSSAIKLSRAGLRDAEKPIGNYLFSGPTGVGKTEVAKQLSKTLGIELIRFDMSEYMERHSISRLIGAPPGYVGFDQGGLLTDGIDQHPHCVLLLDEIEKAHQDLYNILLQVMDHGKLTDHNGKTVDFRNVILIMTTNAGASDMQKSAIGFGSPVRTGEDEEAVKRMFTPEFRNRLDAVIPFAGLSQEIVAQVVEKFVMQLEAQLADRNVTIELSSGAKEWLAERGYDPLYGARPLARVIQEFIKKPLAEELLFGRLVKGGAVKVNLTDGALSFDIAETPVAALPKPEGDGEAEKEPEATAE; the protein is encoded by the coding sequence ATGCTGTCCCGCAACCTTGAGCAGACGCTCCATCGCGCGCTTGGCCTCGCCAATGACCGCCGCCATGAATATGCAACCCTCGAACACTTGCTGCTCGCCCTGGGCGAGGATGCCGATGCCACCACCGTGCTGCGCGCCTGCGGCGTGGATGTGGACCGGCTGAAGCGGGAACTCACCGAATTCCTCGACAAGGACCTGGCCGGGCTGGTCAGTGACCGCACGGGCGATCCGAAGCCGACCGCTGGTTTTCAGCGCGTCGTCCAGCGGGCCGCCATTCATGTGCAGTCCTCGGGCCGGGATGAGGTGACGGGGGCCAATGTGCTCGTCGCCCTCTTCAGCGAGCGCGAAAGCCATGCCGTCTATTTCCTGCAATTGCAGGACATGACGCGCCTCGATGCCGTCAACTTCATCAGCCATGGCATCGCCAAGGCCCCCGGCCGCTCGCAGCCCCGTCCCGTCCAGGGCCAGGCGCCGACGCCCGAGGAAAATGCCGGCAAGGAGGAGCGCGAGGAAAAGCCGCGCGGCGGCAACCGCAACCAGGATGCGCTCAGCACCTATTGCGTGAACCTCAACAAGCGCGCCCAGGCCGGCAAGATTGATCCCTTGATCGGCCGCGATCACGAGATCGAGCGCACCATCCAGATCCTCTGCCGCCGCACCAAGAACAACCCGCTCTATGTGGGTGATCCAGGCGTGGGCAAGACGGCCATTGCCGAGGGCCTGGCCAAGCGCATCGTCGAGGGCGATGTGCCGGAAGTGCTGGCCAAGTCCACGATCTATTCGCTCGACATGGGCAGCCTGCTCGCTGGCACCCGCTATCGCGGCGATTTCGAGGAGCGGCTGAAGGCCGTGGTGAATGAACTGGAGGCCCAGCCGGGCTCCATCCTGTTCATTGACGAGATCCACACTGTGATCGGCGCCGGCGCCACTTCGGGCGGCGCGATGGATGCCTCCAACCTGCTCAAGCCGGCTTTGGCCCAGGGCACGCTGCGTTGCGTCGGTTCCACCACCTACAAGGAATATCGCAACCACTTCGAGAAGGACCGCGCGCTGGTCCGGCGCTTCCAGAAGATCGACGTGAACGAGCCCTCGATCGAGGACACGGTCAAGATCCTGCAGGGCCTCAAGACCAATTACGAGAAGCACCACAAGGTGAAGTACACGCCCGAAGCCATCCGCGCCGCGGTGGAGCTTTCGGCCAAGTACATCCATGACCGCAAGCTGCCCGACAAGGCGATTGACGTGATCGACGAAGTCGGCGCTTCGCGCATGCTGGTGCCGGAGAACAAGCGCAAGAAGACCGTGACGCTGAAGGATGTGGAGGAGGTGGTCGCGAAGATCGCTCGTATTCCGCCTAAATCCGTCTCGGCCGATGACAAGGAAGTGCTCCGCACGCTGGAGCGCGACCTCAAGGCGATGGTCTTCGGGCAGGATGCGGCGATCACGGCGCTCTCCTCGGCCATCAAGCTCAGCCGCGCCGGGTTGCGCGATGCCGAGAAGCCGATCGGCAACTACCTGTTCAGCGGCCCGACGGGCGTCGGCAAGACGGAAGTCGCCAAGCAGCTGTCGAAGACGCTGGGCATCGAGCTGATCCGCTTCGACATGTCGGAATACATGGAGCGGCACAGCATCAGCCGGCTGATCGGCGCACCGCCGGGCTATGTCGGCTTCGACCAGGGCGGGCTGCTGACCGATGGCATCGACCAGCATCCGCATTGCGTCCTGCTGCTCGATGAGATCGAGAAGGCGCACCAGGATCTCTACAACATCCTGTTGCAGGTCATGGATCACGGGAAGCTCACCGACCACAACGGCAAGACGGTGGATTTCCGCAACGTCATCCTCATCATGACGACCAATGCCGGCGCGTCCGACATGCAGAAATCGGCCATCGGTTTCGGCAGTCCGGTCCGCACCGGCGAGGATGAGGAGGCGGTGAAGCGCATGTTCACCCCCGAATTCCGCAACCGATTGGATGCGGTGATTCCCTTCGCCGGCCTCAGCCAGGAAATCGTGGCGCAGGTGGTCGAGAAGTTCGTGATGCAGCTGGAGGCACAGCTTGCCGACCGCAACGTCACGATCGAGCTCTCCTCCGGCGCCAAGGAATGGCTGGCCGAGCGCGGTTATGATCCGCTCTATGGCGCGCGGCCGCTGGCCCGTGTGATCCAGGAGTTCATCAAGAAGCCGCTGGCGGAGGAGCTGCTGTTCGGCCGCCTGGTCAAGGGCGGCGCGGTCAAGGTGAACCTGACCGATGGCGCGCTGAGCTTCGATATCGCCGAGACACCCGTCGCTGCCCTGCCCAAGCCGGAAGGCGATGGCGAGGCGGAGAAGGAGCCGGAAGCGACGGCCGAATAG
- a CDS encoding carboxymuconolactone decarboxylase family protein — protein sequence MEDWDSYSAGLRERGKELAAMHPELMKGFSALSRGASTTKHLDARTRELIALAVAVTTRCEGCIDAHVRKARAAGASKEEVAEALGVAIALNAGAALTYSLHVLDAMDGAGG from the coding sequence ATCGAGGACTGGGACAGCTACAGCGCCGGATTGCGCGAACGCGGCAAGGAATTGGCCGCGATGCACCCGGAACTGATGAAGGGCTTCTCCGCCCTTTCGCGCGGCGCTTCCACCACGAAGCACCTGGACGCCCGCACGCGGGAGCTGATCGCTCTTGCCGTCGCCGTTACGACACGATGCGAGGGCTGCATTGATGCGCATGTGCGCAAGGCGCGGGCCGCCGGTGCCAGCAAGGAAGAGGTCGCCGAGGCGCTTGGCGTGGCCATTGCGCTCAACGCCGGGGCGGCGCTGACCTACTCGCTCCATGTGCTTGACGCGATGGATGGTGCGGGCGGCTGA
- a CDS encoding alpha/beta hydrolase, translating into MNPPRISRRTLFPAAAALSLTGCKATDLANALTPAGGVTRESTSAYGPLPRHRMDLYRPAALSETAPLVVFVHGGGWRSGSRAQYPFIALPLAQLGCMVAVPDYRLWPEARFPEFVEDTALAVRVLAAREPTRRLILMGHSAGAFNAACVALDASWGAQAAVGGFIGLAGPYDFGASEVDPPAIFPAPRVRAAPSPLRAGVTPPLLLLHGEADTIVGPYHSRILAARAMEAGVPVRHVTYPRMGHLGVIAALASPARWLGLADAGVRDEVATFLFTPAQRTEARG; encoded by the coding sequence ATGAACCCACCCCGCATCTCACGTCGCACGCTGTTTCCAGCCGCGGCAGCCCTGTCTCTGACGGGCTGCAAGGCGACGGATCTCGCCAATGCGCTGACGCCCGCGGGCGGTGTCACGCGCGAATCGACCAGCGCATACGGCCCGCTGCCGCGCCATCGCATGGATCTGTACCGCCCCGCTGCCCTCAGTGAGACGGCACCGCTGGTGGTCTTCGTCCATGGCGGCGGTTGGCGCTCTGGCAGTCGGGCGCAATATCCCTTCATCGCCCTGCCGCTGGCCCAGCTGGGCTGCATGGTCGCCGTGCCGGATTATCGCCTCTGGCCCGAGGCACGATTCCCGGAATTCGTGGAGGATACGGCGCTGGCCGTCCGCGTTCTGGCCGCGCGCGAACCGACGCGCCGCCTGATTTTGATGGGCCACTCCGCCGGGGCCTTCAATGCCGCCTGCGTCGCACTGGATGCCAGCTGGGGCGCACAGGCTGCCGTGGGGGGCTTCATCGGCCTGGCCGGCCCCTATGATTTCGGCGCCTCCGAGGTGGATCCCCCCGCGATCTTCCCCGCACCACGGGTGCGGGCCGCCCCCTCACCCCTGCGCGCCGGCGTCACGCCGCCGCTCCTGCTGCTCCATGGCGAGGCGGATACCATCGTCGGCCCCTACCACTCGCGCATCCTGGCCGCACGGGCGATGGAGGCGGGGGTGCCGGTTCGGCACGTGACCTATCCGCGCATGGGCCATCTGGGCGTGATCGCCGCCCTGGCGAGCCCAGCGCGATGGCTGGGCCTGGCCGATGCCGGCGTGCGCGACGAGGTCGCTACCTTCCTGTTCACGCCCGCACAAAGGACAGAAGCGCGAGGCTGA
- a CDS encoding DUF3106 domain-containing protein encodes MSELSRIGGRLAKLLPVLASDRPGEVAAAAAAITRTLQGAGLDWHTLAAVVDAEAKRQAAPIFSFGSLPPRTARKQIALLARWPELTAAQRARMEQMRDWLHGKPVAVRLPAECIAFLDDLWRRAFGGGASR; translated from the coding sequence ATGAGCGAGCTTTCCCGTATTGGCGGGCGCCTCGCCAAGCTGCTGCCGGTGCTGGCGAGCGACCGGCCCGGCGAGGTGGCTGCTGCCGCCGCCGCTATCACGCGGACGCTTCAAGGTGCTGGCCTGGATTGGCACACACTGGCCGCTGTGGTGGACGCGGAAGCTAAGCGGCAGGCGGCGCCGATCTTTAGCTTTGGGAGCCTGCCGCCGCGGACGGCGCGCAAGCAAATCGCGCTGCTGGCGCGGTGGCCGGAACTGACGGCAGCGCAGCGCGCACGAATGGAACAGATGCGCGATTGGCTGCACGGCAAGCCGGTGGCGGTGCGCCTCCCGGCGGAGTGCATCGCCTTCCTCGATGATCTTTGGCGCCGGGCCTTTGGTGGCGGCGCGTCACGTTGA
- a CDS encoding integrase arm-type DNA-binding domain-containing protein, protein MAGNLDAKTVEAAKKRAAPYRMSDGGGLLLEVRPSGARMWLVRLTVDGKRRDVGLGGYPGVSLKEAREKAAAARKIAADGGDPVAERERLEREQAAQRKAAAEAETRTFRTVALACIKAEAPGWKNERTALLWQNSLERWAFPELGDMPVAEVDRAAVLRAVGEVWRTRPATGRKVVHRIASVLRYAAAHGWRANDNAADARMLRHAGLPALPGGRKQPSLPWGRLPAFMVALDAMPGLGALALRLVVLTALRSGEVRNARWSWLAFDGVPTLTVPGEVMKGKKTGEVLPHRAPLSNAALEALARAYAEANGTTATAAELPKLAALARDALIFPSAKRTTPLSDMALSAVMRRMNADKPEDAPAPWRDADGRVAVPHGFRATFSTWVDDTRPHEREAAEKALAHEVANKVSGAYRRSDLFDRREPLMRDWAEHCGSGPKRKAKARTAA, encoded by the coding sequence ATGGCGGGAAATCTCGACGCTAAAACGGTGGAAGCGGCGAAGAAGCGGGCCGCGCCCTATCGCATGTCAGATGGCGGCGGGTTGCTGCTGGAAGTGCGGCCGAGCGGCGCGCGCATGTGGCTGGTCCGGCTGACGGTGGACGGCAAGCGGCGGGATGTGGGCCTGGGTGGCTATCCTGGCGTGAGCCTCAAGGAAGCGCGCGAGAAGGCGGCAGCGGCCCGCAAGATTGCAGCCGATGGCGGTGATCCGGTGGCGGAGCGTGAGCGGCTTGAGCGGGAGCAGGCGGCGCAGCGTAAGGCCGCGGCCGAGGCGGAGACCCGAACATTCCGCACGGTGGCGCTGGCCTGCATCAAGGCGGAGGCGCCCGGCTGGAAGAATGAGCGGACGGCGCTGCTCTGGCAGAACTCGCTTGAGCGATGGGCCTTCCCCGAATTGGGCGATATGCCGGTGGCGGAGGTGGATCGTGCCGCGGTGCTTCGCGCGGTGGGCGAGGTGTGGCGCACCCGCCCGGCGACGGGGCGCAAGGTGGTGCACCGCATCGCTTCCGTTCTCCGATATGCCGCCGCTCATGGCTGGCGCGCGAATGACAATGCGGCGGATGCGCGGATGCTCCGCCATGCTGGGCTTCCGGCGCTGCCGGGTGGCCGCAAGCAGCCTTCCTTACCTTGGGGGCGGTTGCCGGCCTTCATGGTGGCGCTGGACGCCATGCCGGGGCTTGGGGCGCTGGCGCTGCGCCTTGTGGTGCTGACGGCGCTGCGCTCCGGCGAGGTGCGGAATGCGCGGTGGTCCTGGCTCGCCTTCGATGGGGTGCCGACGCTGACGGTTCCAGGCGAGGTGATGAAGGGCAAAAAGACGGGCGAAGTGCTGCCGCATCGCGCGCCGCTCTCCAATGCCGCGCTTGAGGCTCTGGCGCGTGCTTATGCCGAGGCGAACGGCACCACCGCCACCGCGGCAGAGCTTCCGAAGCTGGCGGCGCTGGCGCGGGATGCGCTGATCTTTCCGAGCGCCAAGCGCACCACACCGCTTTCCGACATGGCGCTCTCTGCCGTCATGCGCCGGATGAATGCCGACAAGCCGGAGGATGCGCCGGCACCCTGGCGCGATGCGGATGGGCGCGTGGCGGTGCCGCATGGCTTCCGCGCCACCTTCTCGACATGGGTGGATGACACCCGCCCGCATGAGCGGGAGGCGGCTGAAAAGGCGCTGGCGCATGAGGTGGCGAACAAGGTGAGTGGGGCCTATCGGCGCTCCGATTTATTCGACCGGCGCGAACCGCTCATGCGGGATTGGGCGGAGCATTGCGGCAGCGGCCCGAAGCGTAAGGCGAAGGCGCGAACTGCCGCATGA